The following are encoded together in the Bacteroidales bacterium MB20-C3-3 genome:
- a CDS encoding RsmE family RNA methyltransferase encodes MELFFTNTITGSTAMLDEQESTHCLKVLRHKRGDKITFTDGAGKLYSAEISNVQGKICHLNILSSLDSGEVRPYYLHIAVAPTKSLDRYEWFLEKAVEFGVDRITPVVGDHSERRIFKKERGERVILSALKQSLKTTLPMLDETIDLSDFIKSEAVERFTGAKLIGHCNTGERTELTTIIDSLTPTDGKRRALILIGPEGDFSLSEVNLAISKGFRDFTMGESRFRVETAAVAAISAMYFLSRRG; translated from the coding sequence ATGGAACTCTTTTTCACCAATACAATTACAGGCTCAACTGCTATGCTTGACGAGCAGGAGAGCACACATTGTCTTAAAGTCCTAAGACATAAGAGAGGGGACAAAATCACATTTACTGACGGTGCAGGAAAGCTTTATTCTGCAGAGATATCAAATGTCCAGGGCAAAATATGTCATCTTAATATACTCTCCTCGCTGGATAGCGGAGAGGTGAGACCATACTATCTTCATATTGCTGTTGCACCCACAAAAAGCCTTGACAGATATGAGTGGTTCCTTGAGAAGGCTGTTGAATTTGGTGTAGACAGGATAACTCCAGTAGTTGGAGATCATTCTGAAAGAAGAATATTCAAGAAAGAGAGGGGGGAGAGGGTGATTTTATCTGCTCTTAAACAATCGCTTAAGACTACATTGCCCATGCTTGATGAAACTATTGATTTGAGTGATTTCATCAAATCTGAAGCAGTGGAAAGGTTCACCGGAGCAAAACTTATTGGTCATTGCAATACCGGAGAGAGAACAGAACTTACAACAATAATCGATTCACTCACCCCGACAGATGGGAAGAGGAGAGCCCTGATTTTAATCGGCCCGGAAGGAGACTTCTCTCTTAGTGAGGTTAATCTTGCTATAAGTAAGGGGTTTAGGGATTTTACAATGGGTGAATCCCGGTTCAGGGTAGAGACAGCAGCTGTGGCTGCCATTTCAGCAATGTACTTTCTAAGCAGGAGAGGCTGA
- a CDS encoding endonuclease/exonuclease/phosphatase family protein, whose translation MAGRRRSKNKKVKHGRSPWPFALLFRLMIIVAGVALVLSYLSVFINPSFVSFPLFFGLYFIPILLVNIALLIAGMLRRSGATWITFFTILPSLLFADMFVNWGEPNRGEEGISLKVMTYNVGMFAHKRDVGRESALGSIARFCGENNPDIICFQEFYIRDTGMIKTLFKEYPFRSSHFYKLKSGSRFGNLTLSRFPIKESGEITFKKSTNLCIYSDIDHYGRAIRIYNTHLESHSISFTSLVKRISNSEKMSEELLDVHDKMANTFKKRSRQVDTIAAHSSASEIPAIICGDFNDTPMSYTYHILSRGKEDSFRESGKGMSATYGSLWPLLRIDYVLYPSGWWAMSHRTPKEPWSDHYPVITELIIP comes from the coding sequence ATGGCCGGAAGAAGAAGATCAAAAAACAAAAAGGTAAAACATGGGAGATCTCCCTGGCCTTTTGCATTGCTCTTCAGGCTGATGATTATTGTTGCAGGGGTGGCCCTGGTACTATCATATCTGTCAGTATTCATAAATCCGTCATTTGTATCATTCCCTCTCTTTTTTGGTCTCTATTTTATTCCTATACTACTTGTAAACATCGCTTTACTGATTGCAGGGATGCTACGCAGAAGCGGTGCTACATGGATTACCTTTTTTACTATACTCCCCTCTCTGCTTTTTGCCGATATGTTTGTTAACTGGGGAGAGCCCAACAGGGGAGAGGAGGGCATCTCTTTAAAAGTCATGACTTACAATGTGGGGATGTTTGCCCATAAGAGAGATGTGGGGCGGGAATCTGCACTTGGAAGTATTGCCAGATTCTGCGGGGAAAATAACCCGGATATAATATGCTTTCAGGAGTTTTACATAAGGGATACAGGGATGATAAAAACACTTTTCAAAGAGTATCCATTCAGAAGCAGCCACTTTTATAAACTAAAAAGCGGAAGCAGATTCGGGAATTTGACTTTGAGCCGCTTTCCAATAAAAGAATCGGGAGAGATTACTTTTAAAAAGAGTACAAATCTTTGTATCTACAGCGATATTGACCACTATGGTAGAGCTATAAGAATTTACAACACCCATTTGGAATCACACAGCATCTCATTCACATCTCTTGTAAAAAGGATATCAAATAGCGAAAAGATGAGTGAAGAGCTTCTTGATGTTCACGATAAAATGGCAAATACATTTAAAAAAAGATCAAGACAAGTAGACACAATCGCTGCACACTCCTCTGCCTCTGAGATACCTGCAATCATTTGCGGGGATTTTAATGACACTCCTATGTCCTACACTTACCATATTCTCTCAAGAGGAAAAGAAGACAGCTTCAGAGAGTCCGGAAAGGGAATGAGTGCGACATATGGAAGTTTGTGGCCTCTTTTGAGGATAGACTATGTTCTTTACCCATCCGGGTGGTGGGCAATGAGTCACAGGACTCCTAAAGAGCCATGGTCAGACCACTATCCTGTAATTACAGAACTGATAATACCATAA
- the ispF gene encoding 2-C-methyl-D-erythritol 2,4-cyclodiphosphate synthase, which produces MYPPFRIGNGYDVHRLAPRLPFWVCGIQVPHEKGCIAHSDGDTPVHALSDAILGALALGDIGKHFPDSSAEYSGIDSKILLKRVIQLAAEQGWRIGNCDITIALQRPKIGPYIPQMRQTLAEILECDLSCVSVKATTTEKLGFVGREEGIECWASVLMVRKD; this is translated from the coding sequence ATATACCCGCCATTTAGAATCGGCAATGGTTATGATGTTCACCGTCTCGCTCCCAGACTCCCTTTCTGGGTTTGTGGTATTCAGGTTCCTCATGAAAAGGGGTGTATTGCCCATTCAGACGGCGACACTCCTGTTCATGCTCTCAGTGATGCAATCCTAGGTGCACTCGCCCTTGGGGATATTGGAAAACATTTTCCCGACTCTTCAGCCGAATACAGTGGAATAGACAGTAAAATTCTTTTAAAAAGGGTGATTCAGTTAGCTGCCGAGCAGGGATGGAGAATTGGGAACTGCGACATTACAATTGCGCTTCAGCGCCCCAAGATAGGCCCCTATATTCCGCAAATGAGACAAACACTTGCAGAGATACTTGAGTGCGACCTAAGCTGTGTATCTGTCAAAGCCACAACAACTGAGAAACTAGGTTTTGTAGGCAGGGAAGAGGGTATTGAGTGCTGGGCGAGTGTGCTTATGGTTCGTAAAGATTAG
- the mutL gene encoding DNA mismatch repair endonuclease MutL: MLKILPGHVSNLIAAGEVVQRPASVVKELMENAVDAGAAEISVSIKDSGRTLIQVSDNGCGMSREDAVLAFERHATSKINEIEDLEQLGTFGFRGEALASIASVSEVTLRTRRAEDETGTEVKISESKVNSVNQIATPQGSIFSVRNIFYNIPARRKFLKSDAAEYRQILAEFTRIAITRPDLHFHFTNNGVEVYNLPPANLRLRIQSILGRELGKELVEISVDTTIVKIKGYIGKPEDARKTPGNQYFFANGRFFRSPYFQKALLKAYENLIQEGHLPSFFVFFEAEQSRIDVNIHPAKTEVKFEDDYAIFDILHSAVRESLGRNSFMPSIDFDQEGAPEIPKVKSGYWVPPPKIDYDPLFNPFFEEGKFNREADRSWEPVKDSGAIFQEEHIVQKPVLQVGSRYIATTIKSGLIIIDIIRAWERILFERYIKSLTMESADIQKVLFPAQLNLSEAQKSVVEEKSARILQFGFDIKRSENGEYLLTGIPDSFSGEIERVDKLADTLINILPEGRGDIGGEVRERIASTLASAGARQKSGTLSHLEARGLVDALFACTEPANSPSGYPVFSLLSVEEIEGRMSV; encoded by the coding sequence ATGCTCAAGATACTTCCGGGACATGTTTCAAATCTGATCGCTGCGGGGGAGGTGGTTCAAAGACCGGCCTCTGTGGTCAAGGAGCTAATGGAAAATGCTGTTGATGCGGGAGCTGCGGAAATTAGCGTTTCCATAAAGGATTCCGGCAGAACTCTTATTCAGGTTTCCGATAACGGATGTGGGATGTCCCGTGAAGACGCCGTGCTTGCATTTGAGAGACATGCCACATCAAAAATCAATGAAATTGAGGATCTGGAGCAGCTGGGCACATTTGGATTCCGCGGAGAGGCTCTGGCATCAATAGCCTCTGTTTCTGAGGTTACTCTCCGGACAAGAAGAGCTGAAGATGAGACCGGAACAGAAGTTAAAATATCCGAGTCAAAAGTTAACTCCGTAAATCAAATTGCAACACCACAAGGTTCAATCTTCTCTGTTAGAAACATATTCTACAATATCCCGGCCAGAAGAAAATTTCTTAAATCCGATGCTGCCGAGTACAGACAAATTCTTGCTGAATTTACAAGGATTGCCATTACCCGCCCGGATCTCCATTTCCATTTCACCAATAACGGAGTTGAGGTTTACAACCTGCCTCCGGCCAATCTCCGTCTCAGAATTCAGTCTATACTCGGGCGGGAGTTGGGGAAAGAGCTTGTAGAGATTTCGGTTGATACAACTATTGTCAAAATAAAGGGATACATCGGCAAGCCTGAGGATGCCAGAAAAACTCCGGGCAACCAGTACTTCTTTGCAAACGGAAGGTTCTTCAGAAGCCCCTATTTTCAGAAGGCACTCCTTAAAGCATACGAAAATCTTATCCAGGAGGGTCATCTACCATCCTTCTTTGTTTTTTTTGAAGCTGAACAGTCCAGAATTGATGTAAATATTCATCCTGCAAAAACGGAAGTCAAGTTTGAAGATGATTACGCAATTTTTGATATTCTGCATAGTGCCGTAAGAGAATCTCTTGGAAGAAACTCTTTTATGCCGAGTATTGATTTTGACCAGGAGGGAGCCCCGGAGATTCCCAAAGTTAAAAGTGGGTACTGGGTACCGCCTCCTAAAATAGATTATGATCCACTATTTAACCCATTTTTTGAAGAGGGAAAATTTAATCGAGAGGCAGATAGAAGCTGGGAGCCTGTTAAAGATAGCGGAGCTATTTTCCAGGAGGAGCATATTGTTCAAAAACCTGTACTTCAGGTTGGGAGCAGATATATAGCCACTACTATTAAATCCGGACTTATTATTATTGATATAATCCGTGCCTGGGAAAGAATTCTATTTGAGCGATATATAAAATCTCTTACAATGGAATCTGCAGATATCCAGAAGGTACTCTTCCCCGCTCAGTTAAATCTTAGTGAAGCACAGAAATCTGTTGTTGAAGAAAAGAGTGCACGCATTTTGCAGTTTGGTTTTGACATAAAGAGGAGTGAGAATGGAGAGTATTTGCTGACAGGTATTCCGGACAGCTTTTCAGGAGAGATAGAGAGAGTAGACAAACTTGCAGATACTCTAATTAACATTCTGCCGGAAGGCAGAGGGGATATTGGGGGTGAGGTACGCGAAAGAATCGCCTCAACTCTTGCCTCGGCAGGAGCAAGACAGAAGAGCGGAACTCTAAGCCATCTTGAGGCGAGGGGACTTGTTGATGCACTCTTTGCATGTACAGAACCAGCAAACTCACCATCCGGGTACCCGGTTTTCTCGCTTCTATCCGTTGAAGAGATAGAGGGACGAATGTCCGTATAA
- a CDS encoding rhomboid family intramembrane serine protease, with protein MIPYRGGGFFTSLPPVIKNLVIINALMLLITFFTGNFMYEKFSLFYFESEFFRPYQFVTHMFMHGNFIHLFFNMYSLIIFGVVLEHVWGSQKFFLYYMVTGLGAAALHSLVLYFDYTSQVAAFEAGNQYALQNIQNLLMTPTVGASGAVYGVLLAYGMLFPNNVLQLIFPPVALKAKWFVLIFGGIELLLGVSNTGGNIAHFAHLGGMLFGFFLIRYWKKNNKMYF; from the coding sequence ATGATACCATACAGAGGAGGCGGATTTTTTACATCACTACCGCCGGTTATTAAAAACCTTGTGATCATCAACGCACTTATGTTACTGATCACCTTTTTCACGGGGAATTTCATGTACGAGAAGTTTTCACTGTTCTATTTTGAATCTGAGTTTTTCCGCCCATATCAGTTTGTCACACATATGTTTATGCACGGGAATTTCATTCACCTCTTTTTCAATATGTACTCACTGATTATCTTTGGTGTAGTACTTGAACATGTGTGGGGAAGCCAGAAATTCTTTCTTTACTATATGGTGACCGGGCTGGGTGCAGCCGCTCTCCACTCTCTTGTTCTTTATTTTGACTACACTTCACAAGTAGCTGCTTTTGAAGCAGGGAATCAATATGCTCTTCAAAATATTCAGAACTTGCTTATGACCCCTACTGTAGGTGCTTCAGGAGCAGTATACGGAGTTCTGCTTGCATACGGAATGCTCTTCCCTAATAATGTACTGCAGTTAATTTTCCCTCCTGTTGCTCTTAAGGCAAAATGGTTTGTGCTAATATTTGGCGGTATTGAACTATTACTGGGTGTTTCTAATACAGGAGGTAACATTGCTCACTTTGCCCACCTGGGCGGTATGCTGTTTGGTTTCTTCCTTATAAGATACTGGAAAAAGAATAATAAAATGTACTTCTGA
- a CDS encoding ABC-F family ATP-binding cassette domain-containing protein, which yields MLILQNISYTHPSKDLLFSDINLTVNNHEKTALIGNNGVGKSTLLKIIASELQPSSGQINIDAEPYYVPQIFGQFNHLTIAQALRIEGKLNALKDILNGNTSEENFNLLNDDWTIEDRCKEALNFWQLDGLDLSQKMETLSGGQKTKVFLAGISIHQPELVLLDEPSNHLDVSGRQLLYSFIKSTKSTLIVVSHDRKLLNLLDTICELSKHGVKVYGGNYDFYKEQKQIENNALSQDIQSKEKELRKAKEKERETLERQQKLDSRGRGKQEKAGVARIMLNTLRNNAENSTSKMKSVHAEKIGGISQDLQELRSSLPDIDKMKFGFDNSALHKGKVLFTATNINYAYHKQPLWKDNLNFQITSGERIALKGTNGSGKTTLIKLILGDIKPQAGTIYRADNKAVYIDQDYSLLDNKLKVYEQAEQFNVSALQEHEIKIRLNRFLFTKNDWDKSCSALSGGERMRLLLCCLTINSKSPDIIIFDEPTNNLDIQNVEILTAAINEYQGTIIVVSHDETFLEQINIERTIEL from the coding sequence ATGTTGATTTTACAAAACATTTCATATACACACCCAAGCAAAGATTTACTGTTTAGCGACATCAATCTGACAGTAAACAATCACGAAAAGACAGCTTTAATAGGCAACAACGGAGTAGGGAAATCTACCTTGCTCAAAATTATTGCAAGCGAACTTCAACCTTCAAGCGGACAAATAAACATTGACGCAGAGCCGTATTATGTTCCGCAAATTTTCGGACAATTCAATCATTTGACAATAGCACAAGCGTTGCGAATTGAAGGCAAATTGAACGCTTTGAAAGACATCTTGAACGGAAACACAAGCGAGGAAAATTTCAATTTGCTGAATGACGATTGGACAATAGAAGACCGTTGCAAAGAGGCACTGAACTTTTGGCAATTGGACGGCTTAGACTTATCGCAAAAAATGGAAACGTTAAGCGGAGGACAAAAAACAAAAGTTTTTTTGGCGGGAATTTCCATTCATCAACCCGAATTGGTTTTGTTGGACGAGCCAAGCAATCATTTAGACGTTTCGGGCAGACAACTTTTGTATAGCTTCATTAAGTCCACAAAAAGCACATTGATTGTTGTAAGCCACGACAGAAAATTACTAAACTTGTTGGACACAATTTGCGAATTAAGTAAACACGGAGTTAAAGTTTATGGCGGTAATTACGACTTTTACAAAGAGCAAAAACAAATTGAAAACAACGCTTTAAGTCAAGACATTCAAAGCAAAGAAAAAGAACTGCGAAAAGCCAAAGAAAAAGAACGGGAAACATTGGAACGACAGCAAAAATTAGACAGTCGTGGAAGAGGCAAACAAGAAAAAGCGGGCGTTGCCCGAATAATGTTGAACACTTTGCGAAACAATGCAGAAAACAGCACATCAAAAATGAAAAGTGTTCACGCAGAAAAAATCGGGGGCATTTCGCAAGACTTACAAGAACTTCGTTCTTCGTTGCCTGACATTGACAAAATGAAGTTTGGTTTTGACAATTCAGCATTACACAAAGGAAAAGTTTTGTTTACGGCAACAAATATCAATTATGCTTACCACAAACAACCGCTTTGGAAAGACAATCTGAACTTTCAAATTACAAGTGGCGAACGAATCGCATTGAAAGGTACAAATGGTTCGGGAAAAACTACTTTGATAAAACTCATCTTGGGCGACATTAAACCGCAAGCAGGAACAATTTACCGAGCAGACAACAAAGCGGTTTACATTGACCAAGACTATTCTTTGCTTGACAACAAACTAAAAGTTTACGAACAAGCCGAACAATTCAATGTTTCTGCATTACAAGAACACGAAATCAAAATCCGGCTCAACCGCTTTTTGTTTACAAAAAATGATTGGGACAAATCTTGTAGTGCTTTGAGTGGTGGCGAAAGAATGCGTTTGTTACTTTGTTGCTTGACGATTAACAGTAAGTCACCAGATATTATTATTTTTGACGAGCCAACAAATAATTTAGACATACAGAATGTTGAAATACTGACAGCAGCAATAAATGAATACCAAGGGACAATCATTGTTGTGTCGCACGATGAAACATTTTTAGAACAAATAAACATAGAACGGACAATTGAACTTTGA
- a CDS encoding calcium/sodium antiporter, which yields MLPYLLLILGFVVLIFGADYLVKGASSIAKKLKISDLIIGLTVVSFGTSAPELAVNIMASTGGSPGMAIGNVVGSNIFNLLVIVGIAAMIRPIGLQRSLVKIEIPYAILAAFVLIAVAGDQFMGEGSGMISRSDGITLLLFFAIFIYYIFLSAKNGQIKEEDTPKEEKVYPVMLSLFFVAGGLAALIFGGDLIVDNATELARGWGMSETVIGLTIVAAGTSLPELATSVMAAYRGNSEIAIGNVVGSNIFNIFLILGVSASITPLPFARNNMADLVISAMATILVLVLAFRGKGIRIDKKEGALLFTLYVGYVVWLLSASPA from the coding sequence ATGTTACCCTATTTATTACTCATATTAGGTTTTGTTGTGCTGATTTTTGGAGCAGACTATCTTGTCAAGGGTGCTTCATCAATTGCAAAAAAATTAAAGATATCAGATCTTATAATTGGTTTGACTGTAGTATCCTTTGGAACTTCTGCTCCTGAACTTGCCGTAAACATTATGGCCTCAACCGGCGGTTCTCCCGGTATGGCCATTGGAAATGTGGTAGGAAGCAATATCTTTAATCTCCTTGTTATTGTTGGTATTGCAGCCATGATACGGCCGATTGGACTTCAGAGGTCCCTTGTAAAAATTGAGATTCCTTATGCAATTCTTGCTGCTTTTGTATTGATAGCTGTTGCGGGTGACCAGTTTATGGGAGAGGGGTCAGGGATGATATCAAGGTCAGACGGAATCACTCTGCTCCTCTTCTTTGCTATTTTTATTTATTATATATTCCTGTCTGCAAAAAACGGACAGATCAAAGAGGAAGACACACCTAAAGAGGAGAAGGTATACCCTGTTATGCTATCTCTTTTTTTTGTGGCCGGAGGGCTTGCTGCTTTGATATTCGGAGGGGACCTGATAGTTGATAATGCCACAGAGCTGGCCCGTGGATGGGGGATGAGCGAAACTGTTATCGGCCTTACTATTGTTGCCGCCGGAACATCTCTACCGGAGCTGGCCACAAGCGTTATGGCAGCCTATCGGGGTAATAGTGAAATAGCTATTGGAAATGTCGTTGGAAGTAACATATTCAACATATTTCTGATACTTGGAGTTTCTGCATCTATCACACCGCTCCCTTTTGCCAGGAATAATATGGCAGACCTTGTTATCTCTGCAATGGCAACAATACTAGTGCTCGTTCTTGCATTCCGCGGAAAAGGCATAAGAATAGACAAAAAAGAGGGGGCTCTGCTCTTTACTCTTTATGTTGGTTATGTAGTCTGGTTGTTGTCAGCCTCTCCTGCTTAG
- a CDS encoding heparan-alpha-glucosaminide N-acetyltransferase domain-containing protein: protein MNTPSQRYAALDVLRGMTVAGMILVNNPGSWSKIFAPLRHASWHGCTPTDLVFPFFLFIVGAALSFSFAKYGDGLDAKSFIKLIKRSALIFLTGLLLNAYPFYPTSPDTALSFAENYMNYLGNIRIMGVLQRIALCYLVGGALALWLKKPGKIALGMGVLMILHTSILVIYGGVEPFSLEGNISGAIDVAVLGESHVYHGFGKAFDPEGLLGVLSGAATVLLGYTIGGIIRKSSNKSDAVAKLYTLGLLSLGAGVVMSIFIPINKPLWTPSYVFYAGGWSIVMLALFIYFIDIKGKDKIFFPFRAMGLNPLFAFVMAGVLAKTLGRVIKWTEVIVTDDLTIKESTISASSWIYRNCCVELLGHNEFGSLMYALMYVALFLLMAIWLYRKNIIIKL from the coding sequence ATGAATACCCCTTCACAAAGATATGCAGCACTTGATGTGCTTAGAGGGATGACTGTGGCAGGAATGATTCTTGTCAATAATCCCGGCAGCTGGTCAAAAATTTTTGCACCTCTGCGTCACGCTTCCTGGCATGGTTGTACCCCAACTGATCTGGTTTTTCCCTTCTTCCTTTTTATTGTTGGTGCGGCCCTTTCGTTCTCTTTTGCAAAATATGGAGACGGACTTGATGCAAAATCATTTATTAAACTAATAAAACGGTCTGCTCTGATCTTTTTAACCGGCCTCCTGTTAAATGCATATCCATTTTACCCCACATCTCCGGATACAGCTCTCTCATTTGCTGAGAATTATATGAACTATTTGGGAAACATCAGAATAATGGGGGTATTGCAAAGAATTGCTCTTTGCTACCTGGTAGGAGGTGCTCTTGCTCTCTGGCTCAAAAAGCCGGGAAAAATTGCTTTAGGAATGGGAGTTCTGATGATACTTCACACTTCAATTCTTGTTATTTACGGAGGAGTAGAGCCCTTCTCTCTTGAGGGAAACATATCCGGCGCAATTGATGTTGCTGTACTGGGTGAGAGTCATGTATACCATGGATTCGGCAAAGCCTTTGATCCGGAAGGTCTGCTTGGGGTCCTTTCGGGAGCTGCTACAGTTTTGTTAGGTTATACAATAGGGGGTATAATCAGAAAAAGTTCAAATAAAAGTGATGCAGTCGCAAAACTTTATACATTGGGACTCCTCTCACTTGGTGCAGGCGTAGTAATGAGTATATTTATTCCAATAAACAAGCCTTTGTGGACACCCTCATATGTATTTTACGCAGGCGGATGGTCAATCGTGATGCTTGCTTTGTTTATATACTTTATTGACATAAAGGGAAAGGACAAAATCTTCTTCCCTTTCAGAGCAATGGGCCTTAATCCTCTGTTTGCATTTGTTATGGCCGGCGTTCTTGCAAAGACACTTGGCAGGGTAATAAAATGGACAGAGGTGATTGTAACCGATGACTTAACCATAAAAGAGAGCACAATATCAGCCTCATCATGGATATACAGAAACTGCTGCGTTGAACTTCTGGGCCATAACGAATTTGGGTCTCTTATGTATGCCCTTATGTATGTGGCACTATTTCTCCTGATGGCTATCTGGCTTTACAGAAAGAATATCATAATTAAACTCTGA
- a CDS encoding L-threonylcarbamoyladenylate synthase translates to MISKEKELKKAVDEALKILREGGVILYPTDTVWGLGCDATNPKAVEKIYAIKRREDRNSLVMLVDGPDMLSRYIREVPEIAWQILEINDKPLTIIYPGAERLATNAISEDKYAAFRIPDHQFCRSLIRRFGKPLASTSANISGSNAPDFFESVSIDIIEAADWVADNSFESGSTGKPSSIMMLGLSGEVKIIKE, encoded by the coding sequence ATGATATCAAAGGAGAAAGAGTTAAAAAAAGCTGTTGATGAAGCCTTAAAGATTCTAAGAGAGGGTGGAGTTATCCTCTACCCAACAGATACTGTATGGGGACTTGGCTGCGATGCTACCAATCCAAAAGCGGTTGAAAAAATTTATGCAATAAAGAGACGAGAAGACCGCAATAGCCTGGTAATGCTTGTTGATGGTCCAGATATGCTTTCCCGTTACATAAGAGAGGTGCCGGAGATAGCATGGCAAATCCTGGAAATTAATGACAAACCTCTGACAATAATTTATCCCGGAGCAGAGAGGCTGGCAACCAATGCAATCTCCGAGGATAAATATGCTGCGTTCAGAATCCCGGATCATCAATTTTGCCGGTCTCTTATAAGGCGTTTCGGCAAACCTTTGGCCTCAACATCTGCGAATATTTCAGGATCCAATGCCCCAGACTTCTTTGAATCTGTCTCAATTGACATTATTGAAGCTGCTGATTGGGTTGCCGATAATTCATTTGAGTCAGGATCCACAGGAAAACCCTCATCTATTATGATGCTGGGACTCTCCGGAGAGGTTAAAATTATAAAAGAATAA
- a CDS encoding metallophosphoesterase family protein, producing the protein MAYIGLLSDTHSFFDEKLQEFFKDVDEIWHAGDFGNLDVSDRISSFKPLKGVYGNCDGTSVRVVHPFIQLMSVEGMKVLMIHIGGYPGRYDYKALQLIEAHRPDIFICGHSHILKVINDKKYNMLTINPGAAGIQGFHNVRTALRFRIENGTISDMEVGEWKKSTNLSPEI; encoded by the coding sequence ATGGCATATATCGGTCTCCTTTCAGACACCCATTCATTTTTTGACGAAAAACTTCAGGAGTTCTTCAAAGATGTTGACGAAATCTGGCATGCCGGAGACTTTGGCAATCTGGATGTATCAGACAGAATATCGTCATTTAAACCACTTAAAGGTGTTTACGGAAATTGTGATGGCACATCCGTGAGAGTAGTTCATCCATTTATTCAGTTAATGAGTGTTGAGGGGATGAAAGTTCTTATGATACATATTGGTGGTTATCCCGGGAGATATGATTACAAAGCTCTTCAACTAATTGAAGCACACAGGCCGGATATTTTTATCTGCGGACATTCTCACATATTAAAAGTCATAAATGATAAAAAGTACAATATGCTCACAATCAACCCGGGAGCTGCCGGAATACAGGGGTTTCATAATGTTAGAACTGCATTGAGATTTCGAATTGAAAACGGGACCATTTCTGACATGGAGGTTGGAGAATGGAAGAAAAGCACAAATCTGAGTCCTGAGATTTAA
- a CDS encoding tyrosine-type recombinase/integrase, protein MERENRKDVAFFEAWLKSSRYSTRTIEVYLNAINVFLNYFADKDPGDITNSDLVLFNRNYILKRGYSASYQNQVINAIKLYYQKIEKRQLSIEEIERPRKYRPLPKVISKQVVEQMLVSIPNFKHKTTLTLVYACGLRRSEILNLKLMDLDSKRKTLTVINGKGQKDRVLPLSDKLMDMIIRYYKMYRPKKYLIEGQSPGEQYSETSIENIFHKYLGKIIKNHSFTLHCLRHSYATHLLEAGVSLRYIQELLGHKSSKTTEIYTWVSMTGLQKIKNPTDDFDL, encoded by the coding sequence ATGGAGAGAGAGAACCGAAAAGACGTAGCCTTTTTCGAGGCGTGGCTCAAGAGTAGCAGATACAGTACCCGGACAATCGAGGTCTATTTGAATGCCATCAATGTATTTCTTAATTACTTCGCAGATAAAGATCCCGGGGATATTACAAATTCAGATTTAGTGCTTTTCAACAGGAACTACATCCTTAAGCGCGGATATTCAGCCTCATACCAAAATCAAGTGATAAATGCCATCAAACTCTACTATCAGAAGATTGAGAAAAGGCAACTCTCAATTGAAGAGATAGAGAGACCCAGAAAATACCGCCCGCTCCCGAAGGTCATCTCAAAGCAAGTCGTAGAGCAAATGCTTGTGTCAATTCCCAACTTCAAACACAAAACGACACTCACTCTTGTTTATGCCTGCGGTTTGCGCAGAAGTGAAATCCTGAATCTAAAACTCATGGATTTGGATTCCAAGCGTAAGACATTGACTGTCATAAATGGAAAAGGGCAGAAGGATAGGGTGCTGCCATTAAGTGATAAACTTATGGATATGATTATCAGATATTACAAAATGTACAGACCGAAAAAATATCTGATAGAGGGACAATCACCCGGAGAGCAATACAGCGAAACAAGCATAGAGAATATCTTTCACAAATATTTGGGAAAAATTATTAAAAATCATAGCTTTACACTACATTGTCTGCGACACAGTTATGCCACACATCTATTAGAGGCGGGAGTAAGTTTGAGATACATTCAGGAGTTGTTAGGACATAAAAGCAGCAAGACAACTGAGATATACACATGGGTAAGTATGACCGGCCTCCAGAAGATCAAAAACCCTACAGATGACTTTGACTTATGA